A window from Enterocloster bolteae encodes these proteins:
- a CDS encoding response regulator transcription factor, whose protein sequence is MYRILIAEDNKAISNLIKTHLSFAGYDTSQVYDGEFALEILEAEPFDLLILDLMLPKVSGVDILARVKDCQMPIIVVTALDDLSSKVQCLQVGADDYITKPFDSMDLLARVGAVLRRCRRRPMSLNVRNISVDPDQHRVLKDGKEIELTPKEFDLLYYLCSNCDKVLTRKEILSDVWGYNYVGETRTVDIHIQRLRKKLDWEGAIQTITKVGYLLKGSDDR, encoded by the coding sequence ATGTACAGGATACTGATTGCGGAAGATAATAAGGCTATTTCCAATTTGATTAAAACCCATTTGTCTTTTGCCGGATATGATACCAGTCAGGTTTATGACGGGGAATTTGCACTGGAAATTTTGGAGGCGGAACCCTTTGATTTGCTGATTCTGGACTTAATGCTGCCAAAGGTAAGCGGAGTGGATATTCTCGCCAGGGTAAAGGATTGCCAGATGCCCATTATCGTGGTGACGGCCCTGGACGATTTGAGCAGTAAGGTCCAGTGTCTTCAGGTGGGGGCAGACGATTATATTACAAAACCATTTGACAGCATGGACCTTTTAGCCAGGGTGGGAGCGGTACTGCGCCGGTGCAGGCGCCGCCCCATGTCCCTCAATGTCAGGAATATCAGCGTGGACCCGGACCAGCACCGTGTGCTTAAGGACGGAAAGGAGATAGAGCTGACACCCAAGGAATTTGACCTGCTGTACTACTTGTGTTCCAACTGCGATAAGGTACTGACCAGAAAGGAAATCCTCTCCGATGTATGGGGATATAATTATGTGGGGGAGACCAGGACTGTGGATATCCATATCCAGAGGCTGAGAAAAAAGCTGGATTGGGAGGGCGCCATACAGACCATAACCAAGGTGGGGTATCTGCTTAAAGGGAGTGATGACAGATGA
- a CDS encoding sensor histidine kinase has product MKLWQKIFLGAFIASVAIFFFCGFYIVVTGLHFTLEGEMKRTEYYQSVYARKIKSFFREPDVQSGLSGFMDGFREELAGEGRYLQVWEGEELRYDSFEKFPPAPRYTFVEGQAAYTPTYMKDIGDSRYLYVESEFPCDNAMYKVVMIKDLSDIYKSCDMQLNIFFALCLIQAFITAMIMFLITKRITSPIERLNEAAKLMAQESIPLKLAVEGEDEISELSHNFNLMSEAINRNIDDYKQIVGNLTHEIKTPLTSIIGYAELLKNHECDRELQEQALDYILEEGKRLNSITRKMIKLSRIQPGLLNIERQDVKKMLETSLMAVRMKAGQKQIHFTSDIPEGIFCYGDREFLITMMENVLDNAIKASHEGGVIEVRAAGEGGALAYIQVTDHGIGIPADILDKIDQPFFKGDKAHSQGGDGFGMGLAICKSVMLHHHGSLKYESVVGAYTTVTMRFPAADYLRLESPEQTDQVKKDSLWVYEASNIIR; this is encoded by the coding sequence ATGAAGCTTTGGCAGAAAATATTTCTGGGCGCATTTATAGCCAGCGTGGCCATATTCTTTTTCTGCGGATTCTATATTGTGGTGACCGGGCTGCATTTTACGCTGGAAGGTGAGATGAAAAGGACGGAATATTACCAGTCTGTCTACGCCCGGAAAATAAAATCTTTTTTCCGGGAACCAGATGTGCAGAGCGGGCTGTCAGGGTTCATGGATGGTTTCAGGGAAGAACTGGCGGGTGAGGGAAGGTATCTTCAGGTCTGGGAGGGGGAGGAGCTTCGATATGACAGTTTTGAGAAGTTTCCTCCGGCACCGCGCTATACTTTCGTGGAGGGACAGGCAGCATATACGCCTACGTATATGAAGGATATAGGGGATTCCAGGTATCTGTACGTGGAGTCCGAATTTCCCTGTGACAATGCCATGTATAAGGTTGTGATGATTAAGGATTTATCTGATATATATAAATCCTGCGACATGCAGCTGAATATTTTCTTTGCTCTGTGCCTGATACAGGCTTTTATCACAGCCATGATTATGTTTCTGATTACCAAGAGAATTACCTCGCCCATTGAACGGCTGAATGAAGCGGCAAAGCTTATGGCTCAGGAATCCATTCCCCTTAAGCTGGCCGTTGAGGGGGAGGATGAAATCAGTGAGCTGTCCCATAACTTTAATCTGATGTCTGAGGCCATCAACAGGAACATTGATGATTACAAACAGATTGTAGGCAATCTGACCCACGAAATAAAAACCCCTCTCACATCCATCATTGGTTACGCAGAGCTGCTTAAGAATCATGAGTGTGACAGGGAGCTTCAGGAACAGGCATTGGATTATATCCTGGAAGAGGGAAAACGGCTGAATTCCATTACCCGGAAAATGATTAAGCTGTCGCGTATACAGCCGGGGCTGCTGAACATAGAGCGGCAGGACGTAAAAAAGATGCTGGAGACATCGCTGATGGCTGTGAGGATGAAGGCCGGGCAGAAACAGATTCATTTTACTTCGGATATTCCGGAGGGTATATTCTGCTATGGTGACAGAGAGTTTCTCATTACCATGATGGAAAATGTCCTGGACAATGCAATCAAGGCTTCCCATGAAGGCGGAGTCATTGAAGTCAGGGCAGCCGGCGAAGGGGGGGCACTGGCTTACATCCAGGTAACAGATCATGGAATCGGAATCCCGGCTGATATTCTGGATAAGATAGACCAGCCGTTTTTTAAGGGGGATAAGGCCCACAGCCAGGGAGGAGACGGTTTTGGCATGGGACTGGCCATTTGCAAGTCGGTGATGCTGCACCATCACGGCTCGCTGAAATATGAGAGTGTAGTGGGAGCGTATACCACGGTCACGATGAGGTTTCCCGCTGCTGATTACCTGCGACTGGAATCGCCGGAACAGACAGACCAGGTGAAAAAGGATTCTTTGTGGGTGTATGAGGCGTCCAACATCATACGCTGA
- a CDS encoding MFS transporter, translating into MNSNKKFDMKKWTSLLVLCCGTGVIFQLPYIRNTFYIPLVEALNLSNEEFGALSTSYATISMICYFFGGWIADRVSPRKLLTISFISTGLVGLLFSTFPSYGTMRLIFAAFGVTTVLTYWSALIKAVRCLGDSNEQGRLFGILEGGRGVVSATAVFVLLGLFNSLGGGKFGLSWVIRSYALLAIIVGIALWFLIKDKKEDVVSGTSLVQQIKSVLLMPKMWMICLIIFTAYSIYAILSFLPPYMVSVYGMSKNFSVQIGGIRYIIQFAGGITGGFLADKIGSRIKTVLLGYTAIIAFLIVFLLTPQQPSLAMLCVFDFILLNVTVYAVRGIYFAVIDEAQIDRSVTGAVSGMASCIGYLPDVFLYTMIGRWIDQGVQGYRSMFLYGIGTCIVGAAVAVILIKSIRKIPAKG; encoded by the coding sequence GTGAACAGTAATAAAAAATTTGATATGAAAAAGTGGACATCCCTGTTGGTGCTCTGCTGCGGTACAGGTGTTATTTTCCAGCTTCCCTATATCCGGAATACATTTTATATTCCTCTGGTGGAGGCCCTTAATCTAAGCAATGAGGAATTTGGAGCACTGTCCACGTCCTATGCAACCATTTCCATGATATGTTATTTCTTCGGCGGGTGGATTGCGGATCGCGTATCCCCAAGGAAGCTGCTGACTATTTCCTTCATATCCACGGGCCTGGTGGGACTTCTATTCTCCACCTTCCCCAGCTATGGCACCATGAGGCTGATATTTGCGGCCTTCGGTGTGACCACCGTACTTACATACTGGTCAGCGCTTATCAAGGCAGTGCGGTGTCTGGGGGACAGCAATGAACAGGGCCGCCTGTTCGGTATACTGGAGGGCGGAAGAGGAGTTGTGTCGGCAACGGCCGTGTTTGTGCTTCTGGGGCTTTTTAACAGCCTGGGAGGCGGAAAGTTCGGATTGAGCTGGGTGATTCGCTCCTATGCCCTGCTGGCCATCATAGTCGGCATTGCCCTTTGGTTCCTGATTAAGGATAAGAAGGAGGATGTGGTAAGCGGTACAAGCCTGGTGCAGCAGATTAAGAGCGTGCTCCTGATGCCCAAGATGTGGATGATATGTCTCATTATTTTCACAGCCTATTCCATCTATGCAATCCTCAGCTTCCTGCCGCCTTATATGGTATCTGTATATGGCATGTCCAAGAATTTCAGTGTCCAGATTGGAGGCATCCGTTACATCATACAGTTTGCAGGGGGAATCACAGGCGGTTTCCTGGCTGACAAGATTGGTTCCAGGATAAAGACAGTTCTGTTGGGGTATACGGCCATTATTGCATTTCTGATTGTGTTCCTGCTTACACCGCAGCAGCCTTCACTGGCCATGCTCTGTGTCTTTGATTTCATCCTGTTAAATGTAACCGTGTACGCGGTGAGAGGCATATACTTTGCAGTCATTGACGAGGCGCAGATTGACCGTTCTGTCACAGGCGCGGTTTCCGGTATGGCATCCTGTATCGGTTATCTCCCTGACGTATTTCTGTATACCATGATTGGACGCTGGATTGACCAGGGCGTACAGGGTTACCGCTCCATGTTCCTGTATGGCATCGGAACCTGTATTGTGGGCGCGGCAGTGGCGGTCATCCTGATTAAGAGTATCAGGAAAATCCCTGCAAAGGGTTAA
- a CDS encoding mandelate racemase/muconate lactonizing enzyme family protein translates to MKITGIEIKQYAKPLDPPFLASWDPNPRVKFASTIVYVYTDEGITGIGSGDLMTGFAGHEKFFIGKDPFEMENHNKIIDNIDFHYGRCWPLDIALWDIIGKKCGQPIYKLLGGKQDKIKAYCSCGARIPAEERAEKAREYVEMGFKAMKIRFHHEDVREDIKVVEAVRGAIGDKMEIMVDGNQAWKMPWDVERIWDLKKAVKVARELEKLGVYWLEEPLHHADYDNLARLREMTDIRIAGGEMNRRWHDFRDLADKGSYDVYQPDTVLCGGFTRTKKIADYVQSKGAVFCPHTWSNGVGLLANLHMACAVSDAEYLEYPFDPPVWTVDRRDYILKEEDRVLVDKDGYMHVPQKPGLGFEPDEEALREYEIKDYYVGE, encoded by the coding sequence ATGAAAATCACAGGTATTGAAATCAAACAGTATGCAAAGCCATTGGACCCGCCATTCCTGGCATCATGGGATCCCAACCCACGGGTAAAATTCGCGTCTACCATTGTTTATGTATACACAGATGAGGGAATTACAGGAATCGGATCCGGCGATCTGATGACAGGCTTTGCGGGCCATGAGAAATTCTTTATCGGCAAGGATCCGTTTGAGATGGAAAACCATAACAAGATTATTGATAACATTGATTTCCATTATGGAAGGTGCTGGCCTTTAGACATTGCTCTATGGGATATCATTGGAAAGAAATGCGGACAGCCCATATATAAACTTCTGGGCGGGAAACAGGATAAGATAAAGGCATACTGCTCCTGCGGGGCCAGGATTCCGGCAGAGGAAAGAGCTGAGAAGGCCAGGGAATATGTGGAGATGGGATTTAAGGCAATGAAAATCCGTTTCCACCATGAGGATGTGAGAGAGGATATCAAGGTGGTAGAGGCTGTCCGTGGGGCCATTGGCGATAAGATGGAAATTATGGTGGACGGCAACCAGGCATGGAAAATGCCATGGGATGTGGAGCGTATCTGGGATTTGAAGAAGGCAGTGAAGGTGGCCAGGGAATTGGAGAAGCTGGGAGTATACTGGCTGGAGGAGCCGCTTCACCATGCGGATTACGACAATCTGGCCCGCTTAAGGGAGATGACGGATATCCGGATTGCAGGCGGTGAGATGAACCGCAGATGGCATGATTTCAGGGATTTGGCAGATAAGGGAAGCTATGACGTGTACCAGCCGGATACGGTGCTGTGCGGCGGCTTTACCCGCACCAAGAAGATTGCCGACTATGTGCAGTCCAAGGGAGCTGTTTTCTGTCCCCACACATGGTCCAATGGCGTGGGCCTTCTGGCTAACCTTCATATGGCCTGTGCTGTCAGCGACGCGGAATACCTGGAATACCCATTTGATCCGCCTGTATGGACGGTTGACCGCAGGGATTACATCCTTAAGGAGGAGGATAGAGTCCTGGTTGACAAGGACGGTTACATGCATGTTCCCCAGAAACCAGGACTTGGATTTGAGCCGGATGAGGAAGCGCTGAGGGAATATGAGATTAAGGATTACTATGTAGGTGAATAA
- a CDS encoding ABC transporter substrate-binding protein: protein MKKTVMGMKAAVKGKRGSVKGINRTAWGKRDIAFCALCFLCTAALSSCQSGPQTAPMPAVPDLVLYTAQEEEIYEPIIKEFEERTNLMVKVERGSSEEMTGRLENEEEKPDWDVVFGVGIETLEQTKEHWQEYKSPEAAFITDSFQCEDNRWTSFSALPLVIMYNTNVVTYRELPVGWNSLLEPRWKGRIAFVDPRRSDVYSAALVTAVHTWEKKGDYLERFMENLEYGTLDSMQEVNAGILDGRYSLGVTMEESAQALLSEGADVDYIYPQEGTTALPDGTAIVKGCANPDAARQFLDFTVSRDTQRILVSDLNRRSVRGDVPPLPGLSPIGRLPLIEMDLEELSREKKDVLARWNSILSRQNAGGGA from the coding sequence ATGAAAAAGACTGTCATGGGTATGAAGGCAGCTGTGAAGGGTAAAAGAGGGAGTGTGAAGGGGATAAATAGGACTGCCTGGGGAAAACGGGATATAGCGTTCTGTGCCCTATGCTTTTTGTGTACGGCAGCTCTTTCCTCATGCCAGTCAGGTCCGCAGACAGCTCCCATGCCCGCTGTGCCGGACCTGGTTCTCTATACGGCCCAGGAGGAAGAGATATATGAGCCCATCATCAAGGAGTTTGAGGAGCGCACCAACCTGATGGTGAAGGTGGAACGGGGGTCCTCCGAGGAAATGACAGGCAGACTGGAGAATGAGGAGGAAAAACCGGATTGGGATGTGGTGTTTGGAGTGGGGATAGAGACCCTGGAACAGACCAAGGAACATTGGCAGGAATATAAAAGCCCGGAGGCAGCATTTATAACAGATAGCTTCCAATGTGAGGATAACCGGTGGACCAGCTTCTCCGCCCTGCCTCTGGTCATCATGTACAATACAAATGTGGTGACCTACCGCGAACTGCCGGTGGGGTGGAACAGCCTTCTGGAGCCCAGGTGGAAGGGAAGGATTGCATTTGTGGACCCGCGCCGGTCTGATGTGTATTCGGCTGCCCTTGTGACGGCTGTCCATACATGGGAGAAAAAGGGGGATTACCTGGAACGGTTTATGGAAAATCTGGAATATGGCACCCTGGACAGTATGCAGGAGGTGAATGCCGGTATCCTGGATGGAAGGTATTCCCTTGGGGTCACCATGGAGGAGTCCGCCCAGGCCCTGCTGTCAGAGGGAGCTGACGTGGATTATATTTATCCCCAGGAGGGAACCACGGCCCTTCCGGACGGCACAGCCATTGTAAAGGGATGCGCGAATCCTGACGCTGCCAGGCAGTTCCTGGATTTTACGGTGAGCAGGGATACCCAGAGGATTCTGGTGTCGGATTTAAACCGCCGCTCCGTGAGAGGAGATGTGCCGCCGCTGCCGGGATTGTCGCCCATTGGCAGGCTGCCGCTGATTGAGATGGACCTGGAGGAGCTTTCCAGGGAAAAGAAGGATGTACTGGCCAGGTGGAACAGCATTCTGTCCCGGCAAAATGCGGGGGGGGGGGCATGA
- a CDS encoding histidine kinase: MIWYRRLSFKTRVFLGCLLVALVPLTFSSVVMMRLFTASINRQITVDGNQQLEEVRERFTQLLENCQKACETLTEDGSAAWVMIDNKTIEFQKDLYLSMYQAVQEIYSHAQFSIYDAGGKLRFTTDTAPKSSRLPVNWGLLNKASGEQGITYYRTDPYLPSSGSDVLMQGAFSLESIHGARTGYVVLDFTRENFDNLLNGFYSSGDTLLVLDSHQKPLYCSRPEYGEREISDIIGHTISGQGGTEKEGVYTRYLWTREPSQGFYILLRCSAPISAPAVRTMGTVSLALSGLGLVLCLFISGALSRSIGQPVSLLDKAMAKVKKGDLSIRIRTNRQDELGRLTESFNQMTGDLQKYLDDTVQKQKDLNKTTLKLYQTQLNPHFLYNTLDSIKWNARINQVPEIAVLAENLAVILRKSISSRPFITLREELETIESYVEIQKIRFTGRFLYETEIPDQLEDCMVPKMILQPLVENAIIHGLDGCGHGYICIYAFQKEGILNISVTDNGCGMSREMEDWINSEAPAKRDGHLGLYNVINILKIYYGQEYGVKAAVTEDGTTITLRLPVQKEVPDV, encoded by the coding sequence ATGATATGGTACCGGAGACTCTCTTTTAAAACCAGGGTATTTCTGGGCTGCCTTCTGGTGGCTTTGGTGCCCCTTACATTTTCAAGTGTTGTGATGATGCGTCTGTTTACTGCCTCAATCAACCGCCAGATAACCGTGGACGGAAACCAGCAGCTGGAAGAAGTCAGGGAACGGTTTACCCAGCTGTTGGAAAATTGCCAGAAAGCTTGTGAAACGCTGACAGAGGACGGTTCTGCGGCATGGGTCATGATTGACAATAAGACCATAGAGTTCCAGAAGGATTTGTATTTGTCCATGTACCAGGCGGTTCAGGAGATATACAGCCATGCGCAGTTCAGTATCTATGATGCGGGCGGGAAACTGCGTTTTACCACGGATACGGCGCCCAAGAGCAGCCGTCTGCCTGTGAACTGGGGACTGCTCAACAAGGCGTCGGGGGAGCAGGGAATCACCTATTACAGGACAGATCCTTACCTGCCGTCCTCCGGCAGCGACGTGCTGATGCAGGGTGCATTTTCACTGGAGAGCATCCACGGGGCCAGGACCGGGTATGTGGTGCTGGACTTTACCAGGGAAAATTTTGACAACCTGCTGAACGGTTTTTATTCGTCCGGTGATACACTGCTGGTACTGGATTCCCACCAGAAGCCCCTCTACTGTTCCAGGCCGGAATACGGGGAACGTGAAATCAGTGATATAATCGGGCATACCATATCGGGCCAGGGCGGGACGGAAAAAGAGGGGGTATATACCAGATATCTGTGGACCAGGGAACCTTCCCAGGGCTTTTACATCCTGCTGCGCTGCTCCGCTCCCATCAGCGCCCCGGCCGTGCGCACCATGGGTACGGTGAGCCTTGCGCTGTCCGGCCTGGGACTGGTGCTCTGCCTTTTCATATCAGGCGCGTTGTCCCGGAGCATCGGCCAGCCGGTGAGCTTGTTGGATAAGGCCATGGCAAAGGTGAAAAAAGGGGATTTGTCCATCCGCATCCGCACCAACCGGCAGGATGAACTGGGCAGGCTGACAGAGAGCTTTAACCAGATGACCGGGGACCTGCAGAAGTACCTGGATGATACGGTGCAGAAGCAGAAGGATTTAAATAAGACCACGCTTAAGCTGTACCAGACCCAGCTGAACCCTCATTTTCTCTATAATACCCTGGATTCCATTAAGTGGAACGCCAGAATCAACCAGGTTCCGGAGATTGCAGTGCTGGCGGAAAACCTGGCTGTCATTCTGAGAAAAAGCATATCCAGCCGGCCCTTTATCACACTCAGAGAGGAGCTTGAGACCATCGAGAGCTATGTGGAGATACAGAAAATACGTTTTACAGGGCGGTTCCTGTATGAGACAGAGATACCGGACCAGCTGGAGGACTGCATGGTGCCCAAGATGATCCTGCAGCCCCTGGTTGAAAACGCCATCATCCATGGACTGGACGGCTGCGGACACGGCTACATCTGTATTTACGCGTTCCAGAAAGAGGGGATACTTAACATATCGGTGACAGACAACGGATGCGGCATGAGCCGGGAGATGGAGGACTGGATTAACAGCGAAGCTCCGGCAAAGAGGGACGGCCATCTGGGATTGTACAATGTTATCAACATATTGAAAATATATTACGGACAGGAGTACGGTGTGAAGGCGGCTGTCACGGAGGATGGGACCACCATCACCCTCAGGCTGCCGGTTCAGAAGGAGGTACCGGATGTATAA
- a CDS encoding response regulator transcription factor, giving the protein MYKVIVVEDETMVRRGIILTIDWAALDCVIAGEAANGEEGAELAVRLSPDIIVTDVKMPRMDGVEMITKLREQGCRAKFIILTAYSDFKYAQSALRLGVSDYLLKPLRDGDLEQAVRHIREQMEERPAKEEETDAAPVLRFHSDKKSKNKYVEAATRYIREHYREDITISTVASFLEISEGYLSRVFKKETDYTFTNYLAYYRMQMAMNLLKDCRVKVYEVADQVGYSDTAYFSAQFKKILGVSPSEYQDRCR; this is encoded by the coding sequence ATGTATAAAGTCATTGTGGTGGAAGACGAGACAATGGTCAGGCGCGGGATTATCCTGACCATTGACTGGGCGGCACTGGACTGTGTGATTGCAGGGGAGGCTGCCAACGGGGAGGAGGGGGCAGAGCTGGCGGTCCGCCTGTCCCCGGATATAATTGTGACGGATGTGAAGATGCCCAGAATGGACGGCGTGGAGATGATAACAAAACTGCGGGAACAGGGCTGCCGGGCCAAATTCATTATTTTGACGGCCTACAGCGATTTTAAATACGCCCAGAGCGCTCTCAGGCTGGGAGTCAGCGACTATCTGTTAAAGCCTTTGAGGGACGGCGATTTGGAACAGGCGGTGAGGCACATCAGAGAGCAGATGGAAGAACGTCCGGCAAAGGAGGAGGAGACAGACGCGGCTCCGGTCCTGCGCTTTCATTCCGATAAAAAATCCAAGAATAAGTATGTGGAGGCAGCCACCCGGTATATCAGGGAGCATTACCGGGAGGATATCACCATCAGCACCGTGGCCTCTTTTCTGGAAATCAGCGAAGGCTACCTGAGCCGGGTCTTTAAGAAGGAAACCGACTACACCTTTACCAACTATCTGGCCTATTACCGGATGCAGATGGCCATGAACCTGCTAAAGGACTGCCGGGTAAAGGTATACGAGGTGGCGGACCAGGTGGGCTATTCAGACACAGCGTATTTCAGCGCGCAGTTTAAGAAGATACTGGGGGTGTCGCCGTCCGAGTATCAGGACAGGTGCAGATAG
- the holB gene encoding DNA polymerase III subunit delta', with the protein MLGFNDILGHEQIKEHFRNAVQTGKVSHAYILSGEAGMGRKSLANAFALSLLCEKGMEEPCMQCHACKQVLSGNHPDLIYVTHEKPASIGVDDIREQINDTIQVRPYSSYYKIYIMDEAEKMTVQAQNALLKTIEEPPAYAVILLLTTNQDAFLPTILSRCVQLKLKPLKDSVVKEYLIQSLGENESEADIYAAFARGNLGKAIHLAQSEEFGVMYREMLHLLKHIKDTDISELLDYIRKVKEENLDIRECLDFMQMWYRDILMYKTTKDINLLIFRDEFSAVKSVSTTSGYDGLEKILEAIDKARIRLDANVNTELVMELMLLTMKEN; encoded by the coding sequence ATGTTGGGATTTAACGATATATTAGGACATGAACAGATAAAGGAACATTTCCGCAACGCAGTGCAGACAGGGAAGGTTTCCCATGCTTATATACTGAGCGGCGAGGCTGGAATGGGAAGGAAATCCCTGGCCAATGCATTTGCCCTCAGCCTGCTTTGCGAAAAGGGGATGGAGGAGCCCTGTATGCAGTGCCATGCCTGCAAACAGGTACTTTCCGGAAATCACCCGGATCTTATTTACGTGACACATGAAAAGCCCGCCAGCATCGGCGTGGACGATATAAGGGAGCAGATTAACGATACCATCCAGGTACGTCCCTACAGCAGTTATTATAAGATATATATAATGGATGAGGCGGAGAAGATGACCGTACAGGCCCAGAACGCCCTTCTTAAGACCATTGAAGAGCCCCCTGCCTATGCGGTTATCCTGCTTTTGACCACGAATCAGGACGCGTTTCTGCCCACCATCCTGTCAAGGTGTGTACAGCTTAAGCTGAAGCCTTTAAAGGACAGCGTGGTAAAGGAATATCTGATTCAGTCTCTGGGAGAAAATGAGAGCGAGGCTGATATATACGCGGCTTTTGCCAGAGGCAATCTGGGCAAGGCCATCCACCTGGCCCAGTCGGAGGAGTTTGGGGTGATGTACCGGGAGATGCTTCATCTGCTGAAGCACATCAAGGATACGGATATATCCGAGCTTTTAGACTACATCCGCAAGGTTAAGGAGGAGAACCTGGATATCAGGGAATGCCTGGACTTTATGCAGATGTGGTACAGGGATATCCTGATGTATAAAACCACAAAGGATATTAACCTGCTGATATTTAGGGATGAATTCTCCGCTGTTAAGAGTGTCAGCACCACAAGCGGCTATGACGGTCTGGAGAAAATTCTGGAAGCCATTGACAAGGCCAGAATCAGGCTGGACGCCAACGTGAACACCGAACTGGTCATGGAGCTGATGCTTCTTACCATGAAGGAGAATTAG
- a CDS encoding PSP1 domain-containing protein, producing the protein MITVIGVRFRTAGKIYYFDPAGRQIKTGDHVIVETARGIEYGYVVLGNREVDESKVVPPLKSVIRMATDEDETAEARNKQKERDAFKICQEKIKKHHLDMKLIDAEYTFDNNKVLFYFTADGRIDFRELVKDLASVFKTRIELRQVGVRDETKIMGGIGICGRALCCHSYLSEFIPVSIKMAKEQNLSLNPTKISGVCGRLMCCLKNEEETYEVLNSKLPNPGDYVTTSDGLKGEVHSVNVLRQQVKVIVTVERDEKEIREYKVDQLKFKPRKKKGKGGGEKHGGDTPDAELKQLEALEKKEGKSKLDDN; encoded by the coding sequence ATGATTACAGTAATCGGGGTGCGCTTCCGCACCGCAGGAAAGATATATTATTTCGACCCCGCAGGCCGCCAGATTAAGACAGGCGACCATGTTATCGTGGAGACGGCCAGGGGGATTGAGTACGGGTATGTGGTTCTGGGCAACCGGGAAGTGGATGAATCCAAGGTGGTTCCGCCCTTAAAATCAGTGATCCGTATGGCCACGGATGAGGATGAGACGGCAGAGGCCAGGAACAAGCAGAAGGAGAGGGATGCCTTTAAAATCTGCCAGGAAAAAATCAAAAAGCATCATCTGGATATGAAGCTCATTGACGCCGAATACACATTTGATAATAATAAGGTCCTGTTTTACTTTACCGCCGACGGCAGAATTGATTTCAGGGAGCTGGTGAAGGATCTGGCCAGCGTGTTTAAGACCAGGATTGAGCTGCGCCAGGTAGGCGTCAGGGACGAGACTAAAATTATGGGAGGCATCGGCATCTGCGGAAGGGCGCTGTGCTGCCATTCCTATCTGTCTGAATTCATTCCTGTTTCCATCAAGATGGCAAAGGAACAGAACCTGTCCTTAAATCCCACCAAGATATCAGGCGTGTGCGGACGCCTTATGTGCTGCCTTAAGAATGAAGAGGAGACATATGAGGTATTAAACAGCAAGCTGCCCAATCCCGGAGACTATGTAACCACAAGCGACGGGTTAAAGGGCGAGGTGCACAGCGTCAACGTGCTGCGCCAGCAGGTTAAGGTCATAGTGACCGTGGAGCGGGACGAAAAAGAAATCAGGGAATACAAGGTGGACCAGCTTAAGTTCAAGCCCAGGAAAAAGAAGGGCAAGGGCGGCGGAGAAAAGCATGGAGGCGACACGCCGGACGCAGAGCTTAAGCAGCTGGAAGCCCTTGAAAAGAAGGAAGGAAAGTCGAAGCTGGATGACAACTGA